In Actinomadura citrea, a single window of DNA contains:
- a CDS encoding VWA domain-containing protein, with protein MIPPDLERWRLVLGAPAESCTGALDGEAAERDAALGWLYGRDPDLGRRGVRRGSGGGGDAETDRSGDRTGGTGPSQLTTVGWLDAVHRLFPKETIERLERDAVERYEIHEIVTDPAVLERIEPDEALLRAVLRTKHLMNPEVLALARKIVEAVVRQLMERLATEVRQAFHGTRSRRPSRVKNSRNFDFHGTVRANLAHYRPDENRLYIENPRFVSRTRRHIEQWQMILLVDQSGSMLGSVVHAAVTAACLWGLPGLKTHLVAFDTSVVDLTSDVTDPAELLMKVQLGGGTDIARAMAYGAGLVENPRRSIVAVITDFFEGGNEHRLVEEVRRLVQQGTQVLGLAALDEEANPSYDRRTAQRLADEGAHVGAMTPGQLAGFVAERIGR; from the coding sequence GTGATCCCGCCCGACCTGGAACGCTGGCGGCTCGTCCTCGGCGCGCCCGCCGAGTCGTGCACGGGCGCGCTGGACGGCGAGGCCGCCGAACGGGACGCGGCGCTCGGCTGGCTGTACGGGCGCGACCCCGACCTCGGCCGGCGCGGCGTGCGGCGCGGCTCCGGCGGGGGCGGCGACGCCGAGACCGACCGGTCCGGCGACCGCACCGGCGGGACCGGGCCGTCCCAGCTGACCACCGTCGGCTGGCTCGACGCCGTGCACCGGCTCTTCCCCAAGGAGACGATCGAGCGGCTCGAACGCGACGCCGTCGAGCGGTACGAGATCCACGAGATCGTCACCGACCCGGCGGTCCTGGAGCGCATCGAGCCCGACGAGGCGCTGCTGCGCGCCGTCCTGCGGACCAAGCACCTGATGAACCCCGAGGTCCTCGCGCTGGCCCGGAAGATCGTGGAGGCCGTCGTCCGGCAGCTGATGGAGCGGCTGGCCACCGAGGTCCGGCAGGCGTTCCACGGCACCCGCTCGCGGCGGCCGAGCCGCGTGAAGAACTCCCGCAACTTCGACTTCCACGGCACCGTCCGCGCCAACCTCGCCCACTACCGGCCCGACGAGAACCGCCTCTACATCGAGAACCCGAGGTTCGTGTCCCGGACGAGGCGGCACATCGAGCAGTGGCAGATGATCCTGCTGGTCGACCAGTCCGGCTCCATGCTCGGGTCCGTCGTGCACGCCGCCGTCACCGCCGCGTGCCTGTGGGGGCTGCCCGGCCTCAAGACGCACCTCGTCGCGTTCGACACCTCCGTCGTCGACCTGACCTCCGACGTGACCGACCCGGCCGAGCTGCTGATGAAGGTGCAGCTCGGCGGCGGCACCGACATCGCGCGGGCGATGGCCTACGGCGCCGGCCTGGTGGAGAACCCGCGCCGGTCGATCGTCGCGGTCATCACCGACTTCTTCGAGGGCGGGAACGAGCACCGGCTCGTCGAGGAGGTGCGGCGGCTCGTCCAGCAGGGCACGCAGGTGCTCGGCCTGGCGGCGCTCGACGAGGAGGCGAACCCCTCCTACGACCGGAGGACGGCGCAGCGCCTCGCCGACGAGGGCGCCCACGTCGGCGCGATGACGCCGGGGCAGCTCGCCGGGTTCGTCGCGGAACGGATCGGCCGATGA
- a CDS encoding MBL fold metallo-hydrolase, whose amino-acid sequence MSDAPDREGPGSPRLQEVSDGIFAYIQPDGTWWINNTGFLTGARGVTSVDSCSTERRTRAYLASIRSVTDHPVRTLVNTHHHGDHTFGNYLFSGATVVGHEGTREGALSWGMPFDEPFWTKVDWGDVEIEPPFLTYTDGVTLWVDDLRCEVRHVGTPAHTTNDSIVWIPERRVLFCGDLLFNGGTPFLMQGSVAGAIKVLEEVVAPLGAETIVPGHGPVAGPELIDRVLGYARFVQATAAEARPAGLSPLEAAREADLGPYAELTDPERLVGNLHRAYAELDGRAPGAPIDLIAALNDMVALNGGRPLTCRA is encoded by the coding sequence ATGAGCGACGCACCCGACCGCGAGGGACCGGGAAGCCCGCGGCTGCAGGAGGTCTCCGACGGGATCTTCGCCTACATCCAGCCCGACGGCACCTGGTGGATCAACAACACCGGCTTCCTCACGGGCGCGCGAGGGGTGACGAGCGTCGACTCCTGTTCGACCGAGCGCCGCACCCGCGCGTACCTGGCGTCGATCCGGTCCGTCACGGACCATCCCGTCCGGACGCTCGTCAACACCCACCACCACGGCGACCACACCTTCGGCAACTACCTGTTCTCCGGCGCGACCGTCGTCGGCCACGAGGGCACCCGGGAGGGCGCGCTCAGCTGGGGCATGCCGTTCGACGAGCCGTTCTGGACGAAGGTCGACTGGGGTGACGTCGAGATCGAGCCGCCGTTCCTCACCTACACCGACGGCGTGACCCTGTGGGTGGACGACCTGCGCTGCGAGGTCCGGCACGTCGGGACGCCCGCGCACACCACCAACGACTCCATCGTGTGGATCCCGGAGCGGCGGGTGCTCTTCTGCGGCGACCTGCTGTTCAACGGCGGCACCCCGTTCCTGATGCAGGGCTCCGTCGCGGGCGCGATCAAGGTCCTGGAGGAGGTCGTCGCGCCGCTGGGCGCGGAGACGATCGTCCCCGGGCACGGCCCCGTCGCCGGTCCCGAGCTCATCGACCGGGTGCTCGGCTACGCGCGGTTCGTCCAAGCGACGGCGGCCGAGGCCCGGCCGGCCGGGCTGTCGCCGCTGGAGGCCGCCCGCGAGGCCGACCTCGGCCCGTACGCGGAGCTGACCGACCCCGAGCGCCTCGTGGGCAACCTGCACCGCGCCTACGCCGAACTGGACGGGCGGGCGCCCGGCGCGCCGATCGACCTGATCGCCGCCCTGAACGACATGGTCGCCCTCAACGGCGGCCGCCCGCTCACCTGCCGCGCGTAG
- a CDS encoding ATP-binding protein: MSDTTTGGTPADYQRPPAEIRFAGELERLRESDAGPRPPGWALGLTAARRFIVGDEALGVRRKFVGDTALIDRALVTLATSRGLMLVGEPGTAKSLLSELIAAAVSGTSTLTIQGGAATTEDQIKYSWNYALLVSEGPSTRSLVPAPLLTGMAEGRVVRFEEITRCPLEVQDSLLSPLSDRVLAIPELSRAASAGGKAPSSHGGQSADAMVFARDGFNIIATANTRDRGVNEMSAALKRRFNFETVFPIADFATELDLVEQEAGRLLEHSGVEVAPRRDVLEVLVTVFRELRDATTEEGRAMDRLSAVMSTAEAVSVAHQVGVRGWFLRGEEGGAADIVECLAGTAAKDNPEDLARLRRYLEQQAPRRDGEQWKALHAARHLLPG; this comes from the coding sequence GTGAGCGACACCACCACCGGCGGAACCCCCGCCGACTACCAGCGGCCCCCGGCCGAGATCCGGTTCGCCGGCGAGCTGGAGAGGCTCCGCGAGAGCGACGCCGGGCCGAGGCCGCCCGGCTGGGCGCTCGGCCTGACGGCCGCGCGGCGGTTCATCGTCGGGGACGAGGCGCTCGGCGTCCGCCGCAAGTTCGTCGGCGACACCGCCCTCATCGACCGGGCCCTGGTCACCCTCGCCACCAGCCGGGGGTTGATGCTCGTCGGCGAGCCCGGGACGGCGAAGTCGCTGCTGTCGGAGCTGATCGCGGCCGCGGTCAGCGGGACCTCCACGCTGACGATCCAGGGCGGCGCGGCCACCACCGAGGACCAGATCAAGTACTCGTGGAACTACGCGCTGCTGGTGTCGGAGGGGCCGTCCACGCGCTCCCTCGTCCCGGCGCCGCTGCTCACCGGGATGGCGGAGGGCAGGGTCGTCCGGTTCGAGGAGATCACCCGCTGCCCGCTGGAGGTGCAGGACTCGCTGCTGTCGCCGCTGTCCGACCGCGTCCTGGCGATCCCGGAGCTGTCCCGCGCGGCCTCCGCGGGAGGCAAGGCCCCCTCCTCCCACGGGGGGCAGAGCGCGGACGCGATGGTCTTCGCGCGCGACGGGTTCAACATCATCGCGACCGCCAACACCCGCGACCGCGGCGTCAACGAGATGAGCGCCGCGCTCAAGCGGCGGTTCAACTTCGAGACCGTGTTCCCGATCGCCGACTTCGCGACCGAGCTGGACCTGGTCGAGCAGGAGGCGGGACGGCTGCTGGAGCACAGCGGCGTCGAGGTCGCGCCGCGCCGGGACGTCCTCGAAGTGCTCGTCACCGTTTTCCGGGAGCTGCGCGACGCCACCACCGAGGAGGGCCGGGCGATGGACCGGCTGTCGGCGGTGATGAGCACCGCCGAGGCGGTGTCGGTCGCCCACCAGGTCGGGGTGCGCGGCTGGTTCCTGCGCGGCGAGGAGGGCGGAGCCGCCGACATCGTCGAGTGCCTCGCCGGCACCGCCGCCAAGGACAACCCCGAGGACCTGGCCCGGCTGCGCCGCTACCTGGAGCAGCAGGCGCCCCGCCGCGACGGGGAGCAGTGGAAGGCGCTGCACGCCGCCCGGCACCTGCTGCCCGGCTGA
- a CDS encoding DUF5682 family protein, producing MEGAARRPAPAARLMGVTFVGVRHHSPACARLVRETIRRLRPAYVLVEGPADFGDRIGELLLGHEPPVAVFSYYRDIERVHASWSPFCAYSPEWVALNEGRAAGAELRFIDLPAWHPAFAGRSNRYADAERRYAEVTARLCREFAVDNTDILWDHLFEIDAEGAGERLDAYFGLLRGEAEAGEDDTARESYMAEWVRAAEADAGGRPVVVVTGGFHKPALEALAASGGTAWPRVPEPPGDATGGSFLVPYSFRRLDAFTGYQSGMPSPEYYQRLWEDGPDAAAGALVETVVARLRKLGQVVSTADLIAARTLTGGLTRLRGHAAPARTDLLDGLVSALVNDDLDQRLPWTSRGALAPGAHPAVVEMVDALSGDRTGRLHPGTPAPPLVGHATAELTRLGLDRDGPVALKLTTPRGLERSRALHRLRVLRIPLADRESGPATGADPVLEERWTVDASDRDGRRHAALIEAGAYGPTLADAAAAVLDERMNAAGTDMERLAAVLFDAALCGCADQSGRIAESISAGIAGTSDIAALGAALGSVLGLWRHDRVLGTAGSPLFGTVIEECADRILWLAEGVRGGPAPADLRRLGALAAVRDALLHASGTLRLDRDAALGVARRVAAGSGAPPDLRGAAFGLARALGDASDPARAVRGAAGPATFGDWLAGLFALARQEVLDPGAAVLGVLDELVVGLSEDDFLVALPALRQAFEFFPPRERATIAQGLLDRRDLRGSARALLRAPDAPLLTAEALALDARVDRALAAAGLTADPETRPTTQSIEGAS from the coding sequence GTGGAAGGCGCTGCACGCCGCCCGGCACCTGCTGCCCGGCTGATGGGCGTCACGTTCGTCGGGGTCCGGCACCACAGCCCCGCCTGCGCCCGGCTCGTCCGGGAGACGATCCGGCGGCTGCGGCCCGCGTACGTGCTGGTGGAGGGGCCCGCCGACTTCGGGGACCGGATCGGCGAGCTGCTCCTCGGCCACGAGCCGCCCGTCGCGGTCTTCAGCTACTACCGGGACATCGAACGCGTGCACGCGTCCTGGTCGCCGTTCTGCGCCTACTCCCCGGAATGGGTCGCGCTGAACGAGGGCCGGGCCGCCGGGGCGGAGCTGCGGTTCATCGACCTGCCCGCCTGGCACCCGGCGTTCGCCGGCCGCAGCAACCGCTACGCCGACGCCGAACGCCGCTACGCCGAGGTGACCGCGCGGCTGTGCCGGGAGTTCGCCGTCGACAACACCGACATCCTCTGGGACCACCTGTTCGAGATCGACGCCGAGGGGGCGGGGGAGCGGCTCGACGCCTACTTCGGGCTCCTGCGGGGCGAGGCGGAGGCCGGGGAGGACGACACCGCCCGCGAGTCCTACATGGCGGAGTGGGTGCGGGCGGCCGAGGCCGACGCCGGCGGCCGCCCCGTCGTCGTGGTGACCGGCGGCTTCCACAAGCCGGCCCTCGAAGCGCTCGCCGCGTCCGGCGGCACGGCGTGGCCCCGCGTGCCCGAGCCGCCCGGCGACGCCACCGGCGGCAGCTTCCTCGTCCCCTACTCGTTCCGGCGCCTCGACGCGTTCACCGGCTACCAGTCGGGCATGCCGTCGCCCGAGTACTACCAGCGGCTCTGGGAGGACGGCCCCGACGCGGCCGCCGGCGCGCTCGTGGAGACGGTCGTGGCCCGGCTGCGCAAGCTCGGGCAGGTCGTGTCGACGGCCGACCTGATCGCCGCCCGCACCCTCACCGGCGGCCTCACCCGCCTGCGCGGCCACGCGGCGCCGGCCCGCACCGACCTGCTCGACGGCCTGGTGTCCGCGCTGGTGAACGACGACCTCGACCAGCGGCTCCCGTGGACCTCCCGCGGCGCGCTCGCGCCGGGGGCGCACCCGGCCGTCGTCGAGATGGTCGACGCGCTGAGCGGCGACAGGACCGGGCGCCTGCACCCGGGCACCCCCGCCCCGCCGCTCGTCGGCCATGCGACGGCCGAGCTGACGCGGCTCGGGCTCGACCGCGACGGCCCGGTCGCGCTGAAGCTGACGACCCCGCGCGGGCTGGAGCGCAGCCGGGCCCTGCACCGCCTGCGCGTCCTGCGGATCCCGCTCGCGGACCGCGAGTCCGGCCCCGCGACGGGCGCCGACCCGGTGCTGGAGGAGCGCTGGACCGTGGACGCCTCCGACCGCGACGGGCGCCGCCACGCCGCGCTCATCGAGGCGGGCGCCTACGGGCCGACGCTGGCCGACGCCGCGGCGGCCGTCCTCGACGAGCGGATGAACGCCGCGGGGACCGACATGGAGCGCCTCGCCGCCGTGCTGTTCGACGCGGCGCTGTGCGGCTGCGCGGACCAGTCCGGCCGGATCGCCGAGTCGATCTCCGCCGGGATCGCGGGCACCTCCGACATCGCCGCGCTCGGCGCCGCGCTCGGATCCGTCCTCGGGCTGTGGCGGCACGACCGCGTCCTCGGCACGGCCGGCAGCCCGCTGTTCGGCACGGTCATCGAGGAGTGCGCCGACCGGATCCTGTGGCTGGCGGAGGGCGTGCGCGGCGGCCCCGCGCCCGCCGACCTGCGGCGGCTCGGCGCCCTGGCCGCCGTCCGCGACGCGCTGCTGCACGCCTCCGGCACGCTGCGCCTCGACCGGGACGCGGCACTCGGCGTCGCCCGCCGCGTCGCCGCCGGATCCGGCGCCCCGCCCGACCTGCGCGGCGCCGCGTTCGGGCTCGCCCGCGCCCTCGGCGACGCCTCCGACCCGGCCCGCGCGGTGCGCGGAGCGGCGGGTCCGGCGACGTTCGGCGACTGGCTCGCCGGGCTGTTCGCGCTGGCCAGGCAGGAGGTGCTCGACCCGGGCGCCGCCGTCCTCGGCGTCCTGGACGAGCTGGTCGTCGGGCTGAGCGAGGACGACTTCCTCGTCGCGCTGCCCGCGCTTCGGCAGGCGTTCGAGTTCTTCCCGCCCCGTGAGCGCGCGACCATCGCCCAGGGGCTGCTGGACCGCCGGGACCTGCGCGGCTCCGCCCGCGCGCTGCTCCGGGCGCCGGACGCGCCGCTGCTCACCGCCGAGGCCCTGGCGCTGGACGCCCGCGTGGACCGGGCCCTCGCGGCCGCGGGCCTCACGGCGGATCCGGAGACCCGGCCCACCACGCAGAGCATCGAGGGGGCATCGTGA
- a CDS encoding DUF4132 domain-containing protein encodes MEDQLPDEDALTIPDAWRRSLHARRGGAPGSKIKVNGSAARDVQDFVERSRGVIEALLEGGAGDPELTEGARRHLDGQADPAGAAVVAAVTAMGVGGHDQDKVYRAYIDAWVGEHGLAFAACALVELSRTKATRKGGGKWLGTRVGADRITDEYALRIPDQEARRVRGLLAVAPEADYADAVERLAAYRSGWCASWLVSYLVPTREDWVDACCAAPPPQARRHDLLWAVMSALGRPEQLAAPYPARGLHWGQATRALLATMADGVGAGVLPFLVAEADGGYLESEDRKRIFETVAILPTDEAFQALLDRLDGKHVRAALGEAARRFPVRALRLLARAGADDLLASHIEAHPELVDAVLPGLPEDTAAAVRRVAASSARVPDAAPEELPAVLVDPPWLNPRRPVLKGLTVPEPRLVWQDGERQRWLDSDPKTEKPDDPDWEALVEAYTTAGHDSGNVQLMVYGPEELIRPLMPRWKGYGVRWAYVWMRPLAARYELDALPPAIRTAKAFPETCCEPLMPYLDGGVAKFMAEGLAKRGALLAPARRWFGRHGLGSVPLLVPGALGEKPRDWRHAEIALRYVQDLRGLDGVVAAARDAHGDEAAEAIRTLLSTPPVETGLEQPPKIGTWVDPAPLPQVLLRGRDRALPREAAGRLVEMLALPTPCGMDELAEACAPGTVAEFGWALFRQWLDAGKPSKDAWALRQLGRTGDDDTVRLLTPVIRAWPGEGGHKNAVHGLGVLAEIGTDVALMHLHGIAQKVKFKGLQAEAQERIRQVAERLDLTTDQLADRLVPDFGLDAEGGMTLDYGPRRFLVRFDEQLRPFVADEDGKQRKSLPKPGAKDDPELAPAAHKAFAGLKKDVRTVAADQLRRLEQAMVTRRRWTPAEFGEHIVRHPLVWHIARRLVWLAEDGGATTAFRIAEDRTFADAHDDAFAVPESARVGIAHPLDLGDTAKAWSEVFADYETTQPFPQLTRPVHTLTEQERGSGRLERFEGLKVPFGKVLGLVKLGWDRGVPLDAGGERWISRRVADDRYVVIDLDPGISVGAVDATGDHQVLDYVWFGTEPNDFWPSKGTPLRFGELHPVMASEILSDLTTLAEAAEK; translated from the coding sequence ATGGAAGATCAGCTCCCCGACGAGGACGCCCTGACGATCCCGGACGCGTGGCGGCGTTCGCTGCACGCGCGGCGCGGCGGCGCGCCCGGCTCCAAGATCAAGGTGAACGGGTCGGCGGCGCGCGACGTCCAGGACTTCGTGGAGCGGAGCCGCGGGGTGATCGAGGCGCTGCTGGAGGGCGGCGCCGGCGACCCCGAGCTCACCGAGGGGGCGCGGCGGCACCTGGACGGGCAGGCCGATCCGGCCGGCGCGGCGGTGGTCGCGGCCGTCACCGCGATGGGCGTGGGCGGCCACGACCAGGACAAGGTGTACCGGGCGTACATCGACGCATGGGTCGGTGAGCACGGGCTCGCGTTCGCTGCGTGCGCGCTGGTGGAGCTGAGCCGGACGAAGGCCACCCGGAAGGGCGGCGGCAAGTGGCTCGGTACCCGGGTCGGCGCCGACCGCATCACGGACGAGTACGCGCTCAGGATCCCGGATCAGGAGGCACGGCGCGTCCGCGGGCTGCTGGCCGTCGCGCCCGAGGCCGACTACGCCGACGCGGTCGAGCGGCTCGCGGCCTACAGGTCCGGCTGGTGCGCGAGCTGGCTGGTGTCCTACCTCGTCCCGACGCGGGAGGACTGGGTCGACGCGTGCTGCGCGGCCCCGCCCCCGCAGGCGCGCCGCCACGACCTGCTGTGGGCGGTGATGTCGGCGCTGGGCAGGCCGGAGCAGCTCGCGGCGCCGTACCCGGCGCGCGGCCTGCACTGGGGCCAGGCGACCCGGGCGCTGCTGGCCACCATGGCCGACGGCGTCGGCGCCGGCGTCCTGCCCTTCCTGGTCGCCGAGGCGGACGGCGGCTACCTGGAGTCGGAGGACCGCAAGCGCATCTTCGAGACGGTCGCGATCCTGCCGACGGACGAGGCGTTCCAGGCGCTGCTCGACCGGCTCGACGGCAAGCACGTCCGGGCCGCCCTCGGGGAGGCCGCGCGCAGGTTCCCGGTGCGGGCGCTGCGGCTGCTCGCCCGCGCGGGCGCCGACGACCTCCTCGCCTCCCACATCGAGGCCCACCCCGAACTGGTCGACGCGGTGCTGCCCGGCCTGCCGGAGGACACCGCCGCCGCTGTCCGGCGCGTCGCCGCCTCGTCCGCCCGCGTCCCGGACGCGGCGCCGGAAGAGCTGCCCGCCGTGCTCGTCGACCCGCCGTGGCTGAACCCGCGGCGCCCCGTGCTGAAGGGCCTCACCGTCCCGGAGCCGCGGCTCGTGTGGCAGGACGGCGAGCGGCAGAGGTGGCTCGACTCCGACCCGAAGACCGAGAAGCCGGACGACCCCGACTGGGAGGCGCTGGTCGAGGCCTACACGACCGCGGGCCATGACTCCGGCAACGTGCAGCTGATGGTGTACGGGCCGGAGGAGCTGATCCGACCCCTCATGCCCCGTTGGAAGGGCTACGGCGTCCGGTGGGCCTACGTGTGGATGCGGCCGCTCGCGGCCCGCTACGAACTCGACGCCCTGCCCCCGGCGATCCGGACGGCCAAGGCGTTCCCGGAAACCTGCTGCGAGCCGCTGATGCCGTACCTGGACGGCGGCGTGGCGAAGTTCATGGCGGAGGGGCTCGCCAAGCGCGGCGCGCTCCTCGCCCCGGCCCGCCGGTGGTTCGGCCGCCACGGGCTCGGCTCGGTGCCCCTGCTCGTCCCGGGGGCGCTCGGCGAGAAGCCCAGGGACTGGCGGCACGCCGAGATCGCCCTGCGGTACGTGCAGGACCTCCGCGGCCTCGACGGCGTGGTGGCCGCGGCCCGCGACGCGCACGGCGACGAGGCCGCCGAGGCGATCCGCACGCTGCTGTCCACCCCGCCGGTGGAGACGGGCCTCGAACAGCCGCCCAAGATCGGCACATGGGTGGATCCGGCCCCGCTCCCGCAGGTGCTGCTGCGGGGCCGCGACCGCGCCCTCCCGCGGGAGGCGGCCGGCCGCCTGGTCGAGATGCTCGCCCTCCCGACCCCCTGCGGGATGGACGAACTGGCGGAGGCGTGCGCGCCGGGCACGGTGGCCGAGTTCGGTTGGGCGCTGTTCCGGCAGTGGCTCGACGCCGGCAAGCCGTCCAAGGACGCCTGGGCCCTGCGGCAGCTCGGACGCACCGGCGACGACGACACCGTCCGGCTCCTCACCCCGGTCATCCGGGCGTGGCCGGGGGAGGGCGGGCACAAGAACGCCGTCCACGGCCTCGGCGTGCTCGCCGAGATCGGCACCGACGTGGCGCTGATGCATCTGCACGGCATCGCCCAGAAGGTGAAGTTCAAGGGTCTGCAGGCGGAGGCGCAGGAGCGGATCCGGCAGGTCGCGGAGCGGCTCGACCTGACCACCGACCAGCTCGCGGACCGGCTCGTCCCGGATTTCGGCCTCGACGCCGAGGGGGGCATGACCCTCGACTACGGGCCGCGCCGCTTCCTCGTCCGGTTCGACGAGCAGCTCAGGCCGTTCGTCGCCGACGAGGACGGCAAGCAGCGCAAGTCCCTCCCCAAGCCCGGCGCCAAGGACGACCCCGAACTCGCGCCCGCCGCCCACAAGGCGTTCGCCGGGCTCAAGAAGGACGTCCGCACCGTCGCCGCCGACCAGCTCCGCAGGCTGGAGCAGGCGATGGTGACGCGGCGCCGCTGGACGCCCGCCGAGTTCGGCGAGCACATCGTCCGGCACCCGCTCGTCTGGCACATCGCCCGCCGCCTGGTCTGGCTGGCGGAGGACGGCGGCGCGACCACCGCGTTCCGCATCGCCGAGGACCGGACGTTCGCCGACGCCCACGACGACGCGTTCGCCGTCCCCGAGTCGGCCCGCGTCGGCATCGCCCACCCGCTGGACCTCGGCGACACGGCGAAGGCGTGGTCGGAGGTCTTCGCCGACTACGAGACCACGCAGCCGTTCCCGCAGCTCACCCGCCCCGTCCACACGCTGACCGAGCAGGAGCGCGGCAGCGGCCGGCTGGAGCGGTTCGAGGGCCTCAAGGTGCCCTTCGGCAAGGTCCTCGGCCTGGTCAAGCTGGGCTGGGACCGCGGCGTGCCGCTGGACGCCGGCGGTGAGCGGTGGATCTCCCGGCGGGTCGCCGACGACCGGTACGTCGTCATCGACCTCGATCCCGGCATCTCGGTCGGCGCCGTCGACGCCACCGGTGACCACCAGGTCCTCGACTACGTGTGGTTCGGGACGGAGCCCAACGACTTCTGGCCCAGCAAGGGGACCCCGCTGAGGTTCGGCGAGCTGCACCCCGTCATGGCCTCCGAGATCCTGTCCGACCTGACCACCCTCGCCGAGGCGGCCGAGAAGTGA